The following coding sequences lie in one Polynucleobacter sp. HIN7 genomic window:
- the metF gene encoding methylenetetrahydrofolate reductase [NAD(P)H], which yields MELSVEFFPPKTPEGEARLLQTRERITAALQPAFYSVTFGAGGSTQSGTLQTVEAIHRAGEVVAPHLSCVGSSKELIGKLLAQYKALGIKRIVALRGDLPSGMGQYGELQHANQLVEFIRQETGDWFHIEVAAYPETHPQAQSPSKDVAYFAQKIKAGANSAITQYFFNSDAYFRFVDDAYQLGVDVPVVAGIMPITSSTQLLRFSDACGAEIPRWIRLRLLAYGDDSASIKAFGEDVVSALCEQLIVAGVPGLHFYSLNQAEPVIRIAQNLQLDQASKT from the coding sequence ATGGAATTAAGCGTCGAGTTCTTCCCCCCCAAAACCCCGGAGGGGGAGGCACGCTTGTTGCAAACGCGAGAGCGAATCACAGCGGCACTGCAGCCCGCCTTTTATTCGGTGACCTTTGGTGCGGGCGGTTCGACTCAATCGGGAACCTTGCAGACCGTTGAGGCAATTCATCGGGCGGGAGAGGTAGTAGCTCCTCATTTATCGTGTGTGGGTAGCTCTAAGGAATTAATTGGGAAACTTCTTGCACAATACAAGGCCTTGGGTATCAAACGAATTGTGGCCTTACGTGGTGATTTACCTTCTGGCATGGGGCAATACGGTGAGCTGCAGCATGCCAATCAGTTAGTGGAATTTATTCGCCAAGAGACCGGTGACTGGTTTCATATTGAGGTAGCCGCTTATCCCGAGACCCATCCGCAGGCGCAGTCGCCCAGCAAGGATGTCGCCTACTTTGCCCAAAAAATTAAGGCGGGCGCTAACTCAGCAATTACCCAATACTTTTTTAACAGCGATGCGTATTTTCGGTTTGTAGATGATGCTTATCAATTAGGTGTTGATGTGCCTGTGGTTGCCGGCATTATGCCGATTACCAGTAGTACCCAATTGCTACGTTTTTCAGATGCATGCGGCGCAGAAATACCGCGCTGGATTCGTCTGCGTCTTTTGGCATACGGCGATGACAGCGCTTCGATTAAAGCCTTTGGCGAGGATGTGGTGAGCGCATTGTGCGAGCAACTTATCGTTGCTGGAGTGCCTGGACTACATTTTTACTCGCTAAACCAAGCAGAGCCCGTGATTCGTATTGCTCAGAATCTACAATTGGACCAAGCATCTAAGACTTAA
- the ahcY gene encoding adenosylhomocysteinase, with protein sequence MNTVADLKLNGDFAIADIGLADFGRKEIKIAETEMPGLMAIREEFAAKQPLRGARITGSLHMTIQTAVLIETLEALGAEVRWASCNIFSTQDHAAAAIAANGTPVFAIKGETLEQYWDFTHKIFEWADGGYSNMILDDGGDATLLLHLGSKAEKDQAVLNHPTSEEERILFAAIKSKLAIDPTWYSTRLAKINGVTEETTTGVHRLYQMHAKGELHFPAINVNDSVTKSKFDNLYGCRESLVDAIKRATDVMIAGKIAVVAGYGDVGKGSAQALRALSAQVWVTEVDPICALQAAMEGYRVVTMEYAADKADIFVTATGNYHVITHDHMKKMKDQAIVCNIGHFDNEIDIASIEKYQWEEIKPQVDHVIFPAANGLPEKRLIILAKGRLVNLGCGTGHPSYVMSSSFANQVIAQIELWGAAGTNKYPVGVYTLPKHLDEKVARLQLKKLNAQLTELSDQQAAYIGVKKEGPFKPETYRY encoded by the coding sequence ATGAATACCGTTGCTGATTTAAAGTTAAATGGCGATTTTGCAATTGCCGATATTGGCTTAGCCGACTTTGGCCGTAAAGAAATCAAAATTGCAGAAACCGAGATGCCTGGTTTGATGGCGATTCGTGAAGAGTTTGCCGCCAAGCAGCCATTGCGCGGCGCGCGCATCACCGGATCGCTACACATGACCATTCAAACTGCGGTTCTGATTGAAACGCTTGAGGCCTTGGGTGCCGAAGTGCGCTGGGCATCATGTAATATTTTTTCAACACAAGACCATGCTGCTGCCGCGATCGCTGCGAATGGCACCCCAGTATTTGCGATTAAAGGTGAGACCCTCGAGCAGTATTGGGATTTCACTCATAAGATCTTTGAGTGGGCCGATGGTGGATACAGCAATATGATCTTGGATGACGGTGGTGACGCAACCCTGTTGCTACACCTAGGCAGTAAGGCTGAAAAAGACCAAGCCGTTCTGAACCATCCAACGAGCGAAGAGGAACGTATTCTCTTTGCGGCGATTAAGAGTAAATTGGCGATCGATCCAACATGGTACTCAACTCGGTTAGCGAAGATTAACGGCGTTACCGAAGAAACCACAACGGGTGTGCATCGTCTTTATCAAATGCACGCCAAAGGCGAATTGCATTTCCCAGCCATTAACGTCAATGACTCAGTTACTAAGAGCAAATTTGATAATTTGTACGGCTGCCGCGAATCCTTAGTCGATGCAATTAAGCGCGCAACTGACGTGATGATTGCCGGCAAGATTGCCGTTGTGGCTGGTTATGGTGATGTGGGTAAAGGCTCTGCACAAGCATTGCGAGCCCTCTCAGCTCAAGTATGGGTTACAGAGGTTGATCCAATCTGTGCGCTTCAGGCCGCGATGGAAGGATATCGCGTAGTCACGATGGAGTATGCCGCCGACAAAGCCGATATTTTTGTGACTGCCACTGGTAACTATCACGTTATTACGCACGATCATATGAAGAAGATGAAAGACCAGGCGATTGTGTGCAATATCGGCCACTTTGATAACGAAATTGATATTGCTAGTATTGAAAAATACCAATGGGAAGAAATTAAGCCACAGGTTGACCACGTGATCTTCCCAGCGGCCAACGGTCTTCCAGAAAAGCGCCTGATTATTTTGGCCAAGGGCCGTTTAGTGAACTTAGGCTGCGGTACTGGACACCCTTCGTATGTCATGAGCTCTTCGTTTGCCAATCAAGTGATTGCACAGATCGAGCTCTGGGGTGCGGCAGGGACGAATAAATATCCTGTTGGGGTCTATACCTTGCCTAAGCATTTAGATGAAAAAGTTGCTCGTTTGCAACTGAAGAAATTGAACGCACAGTTAACGGAGCTTTCGGATCAACAAGCGGCTTACATTGGCGTTAAGAAAGAAGGCCCATTTAAGCCCGAAACTTATCGTTATTAA